The proteins below come from a single Anguilla rostrata isolate EN2019 chromosome 3, ASM1855537v3, whole genome shotgun sequence genomic window:
- the gsk3ba gene encoding glycogen synthase kinase-3 beta isoform X1 produces MSGRPRTTSFAESCKPVPQPSTFGNMKVSRDKDGSKVTTVVATPGQGPDRPQEVSYSDTKVIGNGSFGVVYQAKLCDSGELVAIKKVLQDKRFKNRELQIMRKLDHCNIVRLRYFFYSSGDKKDEVYLNLVLDYVPETVYRVARHYSRAKQTLPMVYVKLYMYQLFRSLAYIHSFGICHRDIKPQNLLLDPETAVLKLCDFGSAKQLVRGEPNVSYICSRYYRAPELIFGATDYTSSIDVWSAGCVLAELLLGQPIFPGDSGVDQLVEIIKVLGTPTREQIREMNPNYTEFKFPQIKAHPWTKVSQQVFRPRTPPEAIALCSRLLEYTPTARLTPLEACAHSFFDELRDPNVKLPNGREKPSLFNFTTQELSSSPSLASILIPAHARSQAGASTPTNASATSDANSGDRGQTPNTASASASNST; encoded by the exons gagatAAGGACGGCAGTAAGGTGACCACGGTGGTGGCCACGCCGGGGCAGGGCCCCGACCGGCCGCAGGAGGTCAGCTACTCGGACACCAAGGTGATCGGGAACGGCTCCTTCGGCGTGGTGTACCAGGCCAAGCTGTGCGACTCGGGCGAGCTGGTGGCCATCAAGAAGGTCCTGCAGGACAAGAGGTTCAAG aaCCGTGAGCTGCAGATCATGAGGAAGCTGGATCACTGTAACATCGTGCGTTTGCGTTACTTCTTCTACTCCAGCGGAGACAag aagGATGAGGTATATCTGAACCTGGTGTTGGACTACGTCCCAGAGACGGTGTACAGAGTGGCCAGACACTACAGCCGGGCCAAGCAGACTCTGCCCATGGTGTATGTGAAG CTCTACATGTACCAGCTCTTCCGCAGTCTGGCCTACATACATTCCTTTGGGATCTGCCACCGGGACATCAAACCCCAAAACCTGCTGCTGGACCCCGAGACCGCCGTCCTCAAGCTCTGCGATTTCGGGAG TGCGAAGCAGCTGGTCCGTGGCGAGCCCAACGTGTCCTACATCTGCTCCCGGTACTATAGAGCCCCCGAGCTCATCTTCGGAGCCACAGACTACACCTCCAGCATAG ACGTGTGGTCAGCTGGTTGTGTGCTAGCGGAACTGTTGCTAGGGCAACCCATCTTCCCCGGTGACAGTGGAGTGGATCAGCTGGTTGAGATCATCAAG GTTTTGGGGACCCCCACGAGGGAACAGATCCGCGAGATGAACCCCAATTACACCGAGTTCAAGTTCCCCCAGATTAAGGCGCACCCATGGACTAAGGTGAGTCAACAG GTGTTCCGGCCTCGTACGCCCCCGGAGGCGATAGCGCTGTGCTCGCGGCTGCTGGAGTacacccccaccgcccgcctCACCCCCCTGGAGGCCTGCGCCCACTCTTTCTTCGACGAGCTGCGGGACCCCAACGTCAAGCTGCCCAATGGGAGGGAGAAGCCCTCGCTCTTCAACTTCACCACCCAAG AGCTCTCCAGTAGTCCCTCTCTAGCCTCCATCCTAATCCCCGCCCACGCCCGCAGTCAAGCTGGAgcctccacccccaccaacGCCTCTGCCACTTCAG ATGCCAACAGCGGAGATCGCGGCCAGACCCCCAAcaccgcctccgcctccgcctccaaCTCCACTTGA
- the gsk3ba gene encoding glycogen synthase kinase-3 beta isoform X2: MSGRPRTTSFAESCKPVPQPSTFGNMKVSRDKDGSKVTTVVATPGQGPDRPQEVSYSDTKVIGNGSFGVVYQAKLCDSGELVAIKKVLQDKRFKNRELQIMRKLDHCNIVRLRYFFYSSGDKKDEVYLNLVLDYVPETVYRVARHYSRAKQTLPMVYVKLYMYQLFRSLAYIHSFGICHRDIKPQNLLLDPETAVLKLCDFGSAKQLVRGEPNVSYICSRYYRAPELIFGATDYTSSIDVWSAGCVLAELLLGQPIFPGDSGVDQLVEIIKVLGTPTREQIREMNPNYTEFKFPQIKAHPWTKVFRPRTPPEAIALCSRLLEYTPTARLTPLEACAHSFFDELRDPNVKLPNGREKPSLFNFTTQELSSSPSLASILIPAHARSQAGASTPTNASATSDANSGDRGQTPNTASASASNST, encoded by the exons gagatAAGGACGGCAGTAAGGTGACCACGGTGGTGGCCACGCCGGGGCAGGGCCCCGACCGGCCGCAGGAGGTCAGCTACTCGGACACCAAGGTGATCGGGAACGGCTCCTTCGGCGTGGTGTACCAGGCCAAGCTGTGCGACTCGGGCGAGCTGGTGGCCATCAAGAAGGTCCTGCAGGACAAGAGGTTCAAG aaCCGTGAGCTGCAGATCATGAGGAAGCTGGATCACTGTAACATCGTGCGTTTGCGTTACTTCTTCTACTCCAGCGGAGACAag aagGATGAGGTATATCTGAACCTGGTGTTGGACTACGTCCCAGAGACGGTGTACAGAGTGGCCAGACACTACAGCCGGGCCAAGCAGACTCTGCCCATGGTGTATGTGAAG CTCTACATGTACCAGCTCTTCCGCAGTCTGGCCTACATACATTCCTTTGGGATCTGCCACCGGGACATCAAACCCCAAAACCTGCTGCTGGACCCCGAGACCGCCGTCCTCAAGCTCTGCGATTTCGGGAG TGCGAAGCAGCTGGTCCGTGGCGAGCCCAACGTGTCCTACATCTGCTCCCGGTACTATAGAGCCCCCGAGCTCATCTTCGGAGCCACAGACTACACCTCCAGCATAG ACGTGTGGTCAGCTGGTTGTGTGCTAGCGGAACTGTTGCTAGGGCAACCCATCTTCCCCGGTGACAGTGGAGTGGATCAGCTGGTTGAGATCATCAAG GTTTTGGGGACCCCCACGAGGGAACAGATCCGCGAGATGAACCCCAATTACACCGAGTTCAAGTTCCCCCAGATTAAGGCGCACCCATGGACTAAG GTGTTCCGGCCTCGTACGCCCCCGGAGGCGATAGCGCTGTGCTCGCGGCTGCTGGAGTacacccccaccgcccgcctCACCCCCCTGGAGGCCTGCGCCCACTCTTTCTTCGACGAGCTGCGGGACCCCAACGTCAAGCTGCCCAATGGGAGGGAGAAGCCCTCGCTCTTCAACTTCACCACCCAAG AGCTCTCCAGTAGTCCCTCTCTAGCCTCCATCCTAATCCCCGCCCACGCCCGCAGTCAAGCTGGAgcctccacccccaccaacGCCTCTGCCACTTCAG ATGCCAACAGCGGAGATCGCGGCCAGACCCCCAAcaccgcctccgcctccgcctccaaCTCCACTTGA